A stretch of Pedosphaera parvula Ellin514 DNA encodes these proteins:
- a CDS encoding serine O-acetyltransferase produces MLRNSRNPAAARLLLFLLRNHIPILNRLWTLFLNCDINCPLPKSLVLPHPYGIVIHSQAILGEGVVILHQVTIGARNVDDLAPVIEDHVFIGAGAKVLGGIKIGRHSIIGANAVVTRDIPPGSTVIGINQIIKENPPTAP; encoded by the coding sequence ATGTTGCGTAACTCCAGGAATCCAGCCGCAGCCAGACTCTTGCTCTTCCTGCTCCGCAACCACATTCCCATTCTCAACCGTCTCTGGACTCTCTTCCTCAACTGCGACATCAACTGCCCCTTGCCAAAATCACTCGTCCTCCCTCACCCCTACGGCATCGTCATCCACTCGCAAGCCATTCTGGGCGAAGGAGTTGTAATCCTCCACCAAGTCACCATCGGCGCGCGCAACGTGGATGACCTCGCCCCCGTCATCGAAGACCACGTCTTCATCGGTGCCGGCGCTAAAGTCCTCGGCGGCATCAAGATCGGTCGACACTCCATCATCGGAGCAAACGCCGTCGTCACCCGCGACATCCCCCCCGGCTCCACCGTCATCGGCATCAACCAAATCATCAAAGAAAACCCACCCACCGCCCCATAA